A single Bacillus sp. OxB-1 DNA region contains:
- the sigK gene encoding RNA polymerase sporulation sigma factor SigK translates to MSGLVMAMVQLWLEIPAMLGYIRGQAFQRPLSKEEEADCLKRLAEGDESAKDELIERNMRLVAHIVKKFHPKHELLDDYISIGTIGLMKAVNSFTPDRKTKLATYAARCIENEILMYLRTQKKVQKDVSLFDPIGMDKDGQSLQIADLLQTDDEAPIDAVEQRERIERLYRHLGKLDGRELEIIQRRYGLLDDQPMTQKEIAAQLNISRSYVSRIEKRAIVKLYQLFKHEYNE, encoded by the coding sequence ATGAGCGGGCTTGTCATGGCAATGGTTCAGCTATGGCTTGAAATCCCTGCAATGCTTGGGTATATCAGAGGGCAAGCGTTTCAACGGCCGCTATCAAAGGAAGAGGAGGCGGATTGTCTGAAACGTCTTGCAGAAGGTGATGAATCCGCCAAAGACGAACTAATTGAACGGAATATGCGGCTCGTGGCCCACATCGTAAAAAAGTTCCACCCGAAACATGAACTGCTCGACGACTATATTTCCATTGGCACTATCGGTTTGATGAAAGCAGTAAACAGCTTCACCCCGGATCGGAAGACCAAACTTGCGACCTATGCGGCACGTTGTATTGAAAACGAAATCCTTATGTATTTGCGGACGCAGAAAAAAGTGCAGAAAGACGTCTCTTTGTTCGACCCGATCGGAATGGATAAAGACGGCCAATCGCTTCAAATCGCGGATTTGCTGCAAACTGATGATGAAGCGCCGATTGACGCAGTAGAACAACGAGAAAGAATCGAAAGACTGTACCGGCATCTCGGAAAACTGGATGGGAGAGAACTGGAAATCATTCAGCGCCGCTATGGATTGCTGGATGATCAGCCGATGACCCAAAAAGAGATCGCCGCGCAACTCAATATTTCCAGAAGCTATGTCTCAAGGATCGAAAAGCGGGCAATTGTAAAACTCTACCAACTTTTCAAACATGAATATAACGAATAA
- the mtnN gene encoding 5'-methylthioadenosine/S-adenosylhomocysteine nucleosidase has protein sequence MKIAVIGAMEQEVELLREEIDNAQTTVIADCEFIEGEVGGRSVILVKSGIGKVNAAIATTLLLDNYKPDVVLNTGSAGGFDERLEVGTVVISDEVRHHDVDVTAFGYEHGQVPGLPAAYGSDERLIQIAREVVEEIGEHQHATGLIASGDTFMSDLDHVNAVKEHFPSMIAGEMEAAAVAQVCHRFGTPFVVIRALSDIAGKDSSISFDEFLPIAARHSTDIVLKAISKL, from the coding sequence ATGAAGATTGCGGTAATCGGAGCAATGGAGCAAGAAGTGGAACTGTTGCGGGAGGAAATCGACAATGCACAAACAACGGTCATTGCCGACTGTGAATTTATCGAAGGAGAAGTCGGAGGACGCTCGGTCATCCTGGTGAAAAGCGGGATTGGGAAAGTGAATGCGGCGATTGCTACGACATTGTTATTGGATAATTATAAGCCTGATGTCGTCCTGAATACCGGTTCGGCGGGCGGGTTTGACGAACGTTTGGAGGTCGGCACTGTCGTCATTTCAGATGAAGTGCGCCACCATGACGTGGATGTGACAGCTTTTGGATACGAACATGGCCAAGTGCCGGGGCTTCCCGCAGCATACGGATCCGATGAACGGTTGATCCAAATTGCCCGGGAAGTGGTCGAGGAGATCGGGGAACACCAACATGCCACAGGGTTGATTGCATCCGGGGATACATTCATGAGCGACCTGGACCATGTGAATGCCGTGAAAGAACACTTCCCTTCGATGATAGCGGGGGAAATGGAGGCGGCTGCGGTGGCGCAAGTCTGCCATCGCTTCGGAACGCCCTTCGTCGTCATCCGGGCGCTTTCCGACATAGCCGGGAAGGACTCGTCCATCAGCTTTGATGAATTCTTGCCGATTGCGGCCCGCCATTCAACGGATATCGTTTTGAAAGCCATCTCGAAATTATAG
- a CDS encoding YqeG family HAD IIIA-type phosphatase: protein MLIGVDVVYKYFLPDEYVKSVFSLSPEKLKEKGIKAIITDLDNTLVAWDCPDATPEISRWVKEMRDAGLKVTVVSNNNESRVKTFCDPISISFIFDAHKPLTRSFHKAVSLMGVRKEEVVVIGDQLLTDIFGGNRAGLHTILVVPVAKSDGFVTRFNRMIERRIMAGMKRRGMIKWED from the coding sequence ATGCTAATCGGAGTGGATGTTGTGTATAAATATTTTTTGCCGGATGAATATGTAAAAAGCGTCTTTTCGCTCTCTCCGGAGAAGTTGAAAGAGAAAGGAATCAAGGCGATTATTACAGATTTGGACAATACCCTCGTCGCTTGGGATTGCCCGGATGCGACTCCCGAAATTTCCCGATGGGTGAAGGAAATGCGGGACGCCGGGTTGAAAGTGACCGTAGTATCAAATAATAATGAGAGCCGGGTGAAGACTTTTTGTGATCCGATCTCCATCTCTTTCATCTTTGATGCGCATAAACCTCTGACGAGATCATTCCATAAAGCTGTATCGTTGATGGGTGTCCGTAAGGAAGAAGTGGTCGTCATCGGGGATCAGCTGCTGACAGATATTTTTGGCGGGAATCGGGCAGGGCTTCATACGATTCTCGTCGTACCGGTCGCCAAATCGGACGGCTTCGTTACAAGATTCAACAGAATGATTGAGAGAAGAATCATGGCGGGCATGAAACGTCGCGGCATGATCAAATGGGAGGACTGA